Proteins encoded together in one Streptomyces sp. NBC_01216 window:
- a CDS encoding ADP-ribosylglycohydrolase family protein — protein sequence MTADSSPDRRFDRALASLRGLAVGDALGSQFFVPVNYPLLKRRELPGGPWQWTDDTEMACSVLAVLARHDRIDQDALAQSFAERHDFDRGYGPAVNRMLRLIREGGDWRELAAALFNGQGSWGNGAAMRIAPLGAWYADDPEQATHQAEISAYTTHQHREAVVGAMAVAAAAALAANPAGPPSPTELLDGVIALVPRSAVGAGLRRARDMLDYGDAGTVAAVLGSGRRTSAHDTVPFALWSAARGLDDFERVFWTTVQVGGDVDTTCAIAGGVVAAAAGIGAPPATWSEQTEALPDWLLAGTSS from the coding sequence ATGACCGCTGACTCCTCTCCCGACCGGCGCTTCGACCGCGCCCTCGCCAGCCTCCGTGGACTGGCCGTGGGGGACGCCCTGGGCTCCCAGTTCTTCGTCCCCGTCAACTATCCGCTGCTCAAACGACGCGAGCTGCCGGGCGGTCCCTGGCAGTGGACCGACGACACCGAGATGGCCTGTTCCGTCCTGGCCGTGCTGGCACGGCACGACCGGATCGACCAGGACGCGCTCGCTCAGTCGTTCGCCGAGCGACACGACTTCGACCGGGGCTACGGCCCCGCGGTGAACCGGATGCTCCGCCTCATCCGGGAGGGCGGCGACTGGCGCGAGCTGGCCGCGGCCCTGTTCAACGGCCAGGGCTCGTGGGGCAACGGCGCGGCCATGCGTATCGCCCCGCTCGGCGCCTGGTACGCGGACGACCCGGAGCAGGCGACGCACCAGGCCGAGATCTCCGCCTACACCACCCATCAGCACCGCGAGGCCGTCGTCGGGGCCATGGCCGTGGCCGCCGCGGCGGCGCTGGCCGCGAACCCGGCCGGTCCGCCGAGCCCCACGGAGCTGCTCGACGGAGTGATCGCCCTGGTGCCCCGCAGCGCCGTCGGCGCGGGCCTGCGCCGCGCGCGTGACATGCTCGACTACGGGGACGCGGGCACGGTGGCCGCCGTCCTGGGCAGCGGCCGGCGCACGAGCGCGCACGACACCGTGCCGTTCGCACTGTGGTCGGCCGCGCGCGGGCTCGACGACTTCGAGCGGGTCTTCTGGACGACCGTGCAGGTGGGCGGCGACGTGGACACCACGTGTGCGATCGCGGGCGGTGTGGTCGCCGCCGCCGCGGGCATCGGCGCACCTCCCGCCACCTGGTCGGAACAGACCGAGGCCCTCCCGGACTGGCTTTTGGCCGGTACCTCTTCCTGA
- a CDS encoding DUF4192 domain-containing protein: protein MNTNRHDSRVTPQTHQITLRGPAELADALPFMLGFHPSDSVVLVALHGEQGRFGGRVRLGIPDSPEEWPATAEHLAVSLVEGSALSGGARPDGIVVFLCQDPAPGETGRRVTERLRPFAQRLRTVCGALDIPVYEALCISDGLYFSYCCPDPRCCPEDGTPLALTGTSVMAAAAAYAGIQVRGTLREMRARFRPCDAPDGARQRTALDAAATVLVPKILDDPAGQGRLEVREATLTLAAEVMRRFDAPPASDPATEAPAPRDSASQAVRGRTGTAQADAVDDRLLTADEAAALILGLQDRDTRDRAAEWMEGREGAAALRLWRALARRCVTPFEEHAAAPLALAGWAAWSTGDEPTARVALGLALEADPAYLFARLLHQACNEGLDPESLRRCLRGERRTREEPDTSEPAEAPTTTEPPGSAEDRAARRRAARRAARPGAANKTGPNACSRPGTPSGPLRGTGTRRGGQRGTRSGR, encoded by the coding sequence ATGAACACGAACCGGCATGATTCCCGTGTAACGCCCCAAACGCATCAGATCACCCTGCGCGGACCCGCCGAACTGGCCGACGCCCTGCCCTTCATGCTGGGATTCCACCCCAGCGACTCCGTGGTGCTCGTCGCGCTCCACGGCGAGCAGGGCCGTTTCGGCGGCCGGGTCAGGCTGGGCATCCCGGACTCGCCGGAGGAATGGCCCGCCACGGCGGAGCACCTCGCCGTGAGCCTGGTCGAGGGAAGCGCCCTCAGCGGCGGCGCCCGGCCGGACGGCATCGTCGTCTTCCTCTGCCAGGACCCCGCTCCCGGCGAGACGGGCCGTCGGGTGACGGAACGCCTGCGCCCCTTCGCGCAGCGCCTCCGCACCGTGTGCGGTGCCCTCGACATCCCGGTCTACGAGGCCCTGTGCATCTCCGACGGCCTGTACTTCTCCTACTGCTGTCCCGACCCGCGCTGCTGCCCCGAGGACGGAACTCCCCTCGCGCTCACCGGCACCTCGGTGATGGCGGCGGCCGCCGCCTACGCCGGGATCCAGGTACGCGGCACCCTGCGGGAGATGCGGGCGAGGTTCCGGCCGTGCGACGCACCGGACGGCGCACGGCAGCGCACGGCCTTGGACGCCGCCGCCACCGTGCTCGTGCCCAAGATCCTCGACGATCCCGCCGGACAGGGCCGGCTGGAGGTCAGGGAAGCGACACTGACGCTGGCCGCGGAGGTGATGCGGCGCTTCGACGCCCCACCTGCGAGCGACCCGGCCACGGAAGCACCGGCACCGCGAGACTCGGCGTCCCAAGCGGTCCGGGGCCGGACAGGAACAGCACAGGCCGACGCGGTGGACGACCGGCTGCTGACCGCCGACGAGGCGGCCGCCCTGATCCTCGGCCTCCAGGACCGGGACACCCGGGACCGGGCCGCGGAATGGATGGAGGGCCGTGAGGGCGCCGCCGCGCTCCGTCTGTGGCGCGCGTTGGCCCGCCGCTGCGTCACCCCGTTCGAGGAGCACGCCGCCGCGCCACTGGCCCTGGCCGGCTGGGCGGCCTGGTCCACCGGGGACGAGCCGACCGCCCGCGTCGCCCTCGGCCTCGCGCTCGAAGCCGACCCCGCGTACCTCTTCGCACGCCTGCTGCACCAGGCATGCAACGAGGGACTCGACCCCGAGTCGCTCCGGCGCTGCCTGCGCGGTGAGCGTCGGACCCGGGAGGAGCCGGACACATCGGAACCGGCCGAAGCCCCCACCACGACCGAGCCTCCCGGCAGCGCGGAGGACCGGGCGGCACGTCGGCGGGCGGCGCGGCGGGCCGCGCGGCCGGGGGCGGCGAACAAGACCGGACCGAACGCCTGCAGCCGTCCGGGTACTCCGTCCGGGCCCCTCCGGGGTACCGGTACCCGCCGCGGTGGGCAACGCGGGACGAGGAGCGGGCGGTGA
- a CDS encoding ribonuclease HII — MPYEPPTHTVERSLRATTGARIVAGVDEVGRGAWAGPVTVCAAVTGLRRPPAGLTDSKLITPRRRTALAEELEKWVTAYALGDASPEEIDALGMTAALRLAAVRALEGLPVRPDAVILDGKHDYLGSPWKVRTVIKGDQSCVAVAAASVLAKVRRDALMAGLEAEAECSAYAFGANAGYPSPVHKAALEERGPTRYHRLSWSYLDALPRWRHLKKVRVSAEAVAREYGGQLGFDF; from the coding sequence ATGCCGTACGAACCACCCACCCACACCGTCGAGCGGTCGCTCCGAGCCACCACCGGCGCCAGGATCGTCGCCGGGGTCGACGAGGTCGGTCGCGGCGCGTGGGCCGGACCCGTCACGGTGTGCGCGGCCGTCACCGGACTGCGTCGGCCCCCCGCGGGGCTCACGGACTCCAAACTGATCACGCCCAGACGTCGTACCGCCCTGGCCGAGGAGCTCGAGAAGTGGGTCACCGCCTACGCACTCGGGGACGCCTCGCCCGAGGAGATCGACGCGCTCGGCATGACCGCGGCGCTGCGGCTGGCCGCGGTGCGCGCGCTGGAGGGCCTGCCGGTGCGTCCGGACGCGGTGATCCTCGACGGCAAGCACGACTACCTGGGAAGCCCCTGGAAGGTCCGTACGGTGATCAAGGGCGATCAGTCCTGTGTCGCCGTCGCCGCGGCGTCCGTCCTCGCCAAGGTGCGGCGCGACGCGTTGATGGCCGGACTGGAGGCCGAGGCGGAATGCTCCGCCTACGCCTTCGGGGCCAACGCGGGCTACCCTTCGCCGGTGCACAAGGCGGCTCTGGAGGAGCGGGGACCCACCCGGTATCACCGCCTCTCCTGGTCGTACCTCGACGCACTGCCCCGGTGGCGGCACCTCAAGAAGGTCCGTGTCTCCGCCGAGGCGGTCGCAAGGGAATACGGGGGCCAACTCGGCTTCGATTTCTGA
- a CDS encoding histidine phosphatase family protein — protein MARPRRIVLVRHGESEGNADDTVYEREPDHALRLTETGWRQAEETGRRLRDLFGGEGVSAYVSPYRRTHDTFRAFRLDPEHVRVREEPRLREQDWGNWQDRDDVRLQKAYRDAYGHFFYRFAQGESGADVYDRVGAFLESLYRSFEAPDHPPNVLLVTHGLTMRLFCMRWFHWTVADFESLSNPGNGETRTLLLGEDGRYRLDRQFERWRAPEPYGHTG, from the coding sequence ATGGCACGACCGCGGCGCATCGTTCTCGTTCGGCACGGAGAATCGGAAGGCAACGCCGATGACACGGTGTACGAACGGGAGCCCGACCACGCGCTCAGACTGACCGAGACCGGATGGCGGCAGGCGGAGGAGACGGGACGGCGGCTGCGGGACCTCTTCGGCGGGGAGGGCGTCAGCGCCTACGTCTCGCCGTACCGCCGCACCCATGACACCTTCCGCGCCTTCCGCCTCGACCCGGAGCACGTGCGGGTGAGGGAGGAACCGAGGCTGCGGGAGCAGGACTGGGGAAACTGGCAGGACCGGGACGACGTCAGGCTCCAGAAGGCGTACCGGGACGCTTACGGGCACTTCTTCTACCGCTTCGCCCAGGGCGAGTCGGGCGCCGACGTGTACGACCGGGTCGGCGCGTTCCTGGAGAGCCTCTACCGGAGCTTCGAGGCCCCCGACCACCCGCCGAACGTGCTGCTGGTCACGCACGGGCTGACGATGCGGCTGTTCTGCATGCGGTGGTTCCACTGGACGGTGGCCGACTTCGAGTCCCTGTCCAATCCGGGCAACGGCGAGACGAGGACACTGCTGCTCGGCGAGGACGGCCGATATCGGCTTGACCGGCAGTTCGAACGCTGGCGTGCCCCGGAACCGTACGGCCACACCGGATAG
- a CDS encoding DUF4153 domain-containing protein, producing the protein MSDTPSAAPPPPEDRGPAGTTPVPEQGHAREHGPGPADVPAPTSGAGRETGARSAKASETGAGPAPGTVPVATSVGQAGPPRQRAGATPSGGPVAHGPGGAVAQPPRTPPPPSLGRFAALRPADPSPVTASTLWGVLATGLLSALLLDEGPGPNVLIVAVPAILAASFAARASGRRLRPWTLVWAVGGLALLAVPALNDAGRPTFLALVSALVLTSFALHGGGGWPSILFGPVGLVDSLGAGTSWVWRGVRDRAGASRGRWGPVLRTTGVALVLLVVFGALFAGADAAFADLLGSMIPDASPVQAPWRLSFFLLGIGGAVAVARTAAAPLRWDRTVIAPGRARGRLEWALPLLVMNLLFAAFNAVQLAALFGGYDKVLSETGLTYAQYARQGFWQLLTATLLTLVVIAFALRWAPHSGRRDVSLVRAVLGTFCVPTLVVVASALRRMDLYVDAYGLTRLRVSVAAMEMWLGLVLLLIMVAGVFGARLLSRALAVSAALAVLVFGLVSPDALVAERNVERYDRLGKIDLRYLQGLSADAVPALDELPEPQRSCALKEIEARLREDDGHRYATSRSEARARAILAARGIDPNPGTCVGAVPREDFLPSGQDDPFGAS; encoded by the coding sequence GTGTCCGACACACCGTCCGCAGCACCACCGCCGCCGGAGGACCGCGGTCCTGCCGGGACCACACCGGTACCGGAACAGGGCCATGCGCGGGAGCACGGGCCGGGGCCGGCGGACGTTCCGGCCCCCACGTCGGGGGCGGGTCGGGAAACCGGCGCCAGGTCCGCCAAGGCGTCGGAGACCGGCGCGGGTCCGGCACCCGGTACGGTCCCGGTGGCCACGTCCGTCGGACAGGCCGGGCCTCCGCGCCAGCGGGCGGGTGCCACCCCTTCCGGTGGACCCGTAGCGCACGGCCCCGGAGGGGCGGTTGCGCAGCCGCCGCGGACGCCTCCACCTCCGAGTCTCGGCCGGTTCGCAGCCCTGCGCCCCGCCGATCCTTCCCCGGTGACGGCCTCGACCCTCTGGGGCGTCCTGGCCACCGGCCTCCTCAGCGCGCTGCTCCTCGACGAGGGCCCCGGACCGAACGTGCTGATCGTGGCCGTGCCCGCGATCCTCGCCGCCTCGTTCGCCGCGCGTGCGTCGGGACGCCGGCTTCGCCCCTGGACGCTCGTCTGGGCCGTCGGCGGACTGGCGCTCCTCGCCGTACCCGCCCTGAACGACGCCGGCCGGCCGACCTTCCTCGCCCTCGTCTCCGCTCTCGTCCTGACCTCGTTCGCCCTTCACGGAGGCGGGGGCTGGCCGAGCATCCTGTTCGGGCCCGTCGGTCTGGTCGACTCCCTCGGTGCCGGAACGTCCTGGGTCTGGCGCGGCGTGCGGGACCGGGCCGGGGCCTCCCGCGGCCGATGGGGACCGGTTCTGCGGACGACCGGTGTGGCGCTCGTCCTGCTGGTCGTCTTCGGCGCCCTGTTCGCCGGAGCCGACGCGGCCTTCGCGGACCTGCTCGGCTCCATGATCCCGGACGCCTCGCCGGTCCAGGCACCCTGGAGGCTGTCGTTCTTCCTGCTCGGCATCGGCGGCGCCGTCGCGGTCGCCCGTACCGCCGCCGCCCCGCTGCGCTGGGACCGCACGGTCATCGCGCCCGGACGGGCACGTGGGAGGCTGGAATGGGCCCTTCCTCTGCTCGTCATGAACCTGCTCTTCGCGGCCTTCAACGCGGTCCAGCTCGCCGCGCTCTTCGGCGGGTACGACAAGGTCCTCAGCGAAACCGGGCTGACCTACGCCCAGTACGCGCGGCAGGGCTTCTGGCAGCTCCTCACGGCTACTCTGCTCACCCTCGTCGTGATCGCCTTCGCCCTGCGCTGGGCGCCCCACTCCGGCAGGCGTGACGTCAGCCTCGTCCGTGCCGTGCTCGGAACGTTCTGTGTGCCGACCCTCGTCGTCGTCGCGTCCGCCCTGCGCAGGATGGACCTCTACGTCGACGCGTACGGCCTGACCCGGCTGCGCGTGTCGGTCGCCGCGATGGAGATGTGGCTGGGCCTGGTGCTCCTGCTGATCATGGTCGCGGGAGTGTTCGGGGCACGTCTCCTGTCACGCGCCCTGGCTGTCAGCGCCGCGCTGGCCGTCCTGGTCTTCGGGCTGGTCTCGCCGGACGCGCTGGTCGCCGAGCGCAACGTGGAACGCTACGACCGTCTTGGCAAGATCGATCTACGGTACCTCCAGGGGCTCTCGGCCGACGCGGTCCCCGCCTTGGACGAGTTGCCCGAGCCGCAGCGCTCCTGCGCCCTCAAGGAGATCGAGGCCCGGCTCCGTGAGGACGACGGCCATCGGTACGCCACGAGCCGGTCGGAGGCCAGGGCCCGCGCGATCCTGGCCGCTCGAGGGATCGACCCGAATCCCGGCACCTGCGTCGGAGCGGTCCCACGGGAGGACTTCCTGCCCTCTGGGCAGGACGACCCGTTCGGCGCTTCCTGA
- a CDS encoding RecQ family ATP-dependent DNA helicase, with protein sequence MTHAERPEDRATLRATADAVLARLVGDATGKARLREDQWRAIEALVAEKRRALVVQRTGWGKSAVYFVATSLLRERGSGPTVIVSPLLALMRNQVEAAARAGIRARTINSSNTEEWETVQQEVSAGEVDVLLVSPERLNNPDFRDQVLPRLAAATGLLVVDEAHCISDWGHDFRPDYRRLRTMLAELPAGVPVLATTATANARVTADVAEQLGTGAGSDALVLRGPLDRESLSLGVVRLPDAAHRLAWLADHLGELPGSGIVYTLTVAAAEEVTAYLRQCGHTVSSYTGRTENAERQQAEEDLLANRVKALVATSALGMGFDKPDLGFVVHLGSPSSPIAYYQQVGRAGRGVEHAEVLLLPGKEDEAIWQYFASVAFPPEEQVRRTLDVLAHADRPLSLPALEPLVELRRTRLETMLKVLDVDGAVHRVKGGWTSTGRPWSYDTERYAWVARQRSAEQQAMREYAATTGCRMEFLRRRLDDEAAAPCGRCDNCAGSRFDPKVTDTALDAAKGELGRPGVDVEPRKMWPTGLAAVGVDLKGRIPATEQSYGGRALGRLSDIGWGNRLRPMLSEQSADGPVPDDVVQAVVHVLADWARGPGGWASGEPDAPARPAGVVTVASRSRPRLVGSLGSRIAEVGRMPLLGSVEYAPEAEELRISRTNSAQRVVGLHRALTVPPELAERLASADGPVLLVDDLSDSGWTLAVTARLLRRAGADGVFPMVLAVQG encoded by the coding sequence ATGACCCACGCAGAACGACCCGAAGACCGCGCCACCCTCCGCGCCACCGCCGATGCCGTACTCGCCCGCCTCGTCGGCGACGCCACGGGCAAGGCGAGACTGCGGGAGGACCAGTGGCGCGCCATCGAGGCGCTCGTCGCGGAGAAGCGGCGGGCGCTGGTCGTTCAGCGGACCGGGTGGGGCAAGTCCGCCGTGTACTTCGTGGCGACCTCGCTGCTGCGCGAGAGGGGCAGCGGTCCGACGGTGATCGTGTCCCCGCTGCTCGCGTTGATGCGCAACCAGGTGGAGGCGGCGGCCCGGGCGGGCATCCGCGCCCGCACCATCAACTCGTCCAACACGGAGGAGTGGGAGACGGTCCAGCAGGAGGTGTCCGCGGGCGAGGTGGACGTACTGCTGGTCAGCCCCGAGCGGCTCAACAATCCGGACTTCCGCGACCAGGTGCTCCCCCGGCTCGCCGCCGCCACGGGCCTGCTGGTGGTGGACGAGGCGCACTGCATCTCCGACTGGGGTCACGACTTCCGGCCGGACTACCGGCGTCTGCGCACGATGCTGGCCGAGCTCCCGGCCGGGGTGCCGGTGCTCGCCACCACGGCGACGGCCAACGCCCGGGTGACCGCGGACGTGGCCGAGCAGCTCGGGACGGGTGCCGGGTCGGACGCGCTGGTGCTGCGCGGTCCGCTGGACCGGGAGAGCCTCAGCCTCGGCGTCGTGCGTCTGCCGGACGCCGCCCACCGGCTCGCCTGGCTGGCGGACCACCTCGGGGAGCTCCCTGGGTCCGGCATCGTCTACACCCTGACGGTCGCTGCGGCCGAGGAGGTGACGGCCTATCTGCGGCAGTGCGGGCACACCGTGTCGTCGTACACGGGACGCACCGAGAACGCCGAACGCCAGCAGGCCGAGGAGGACCTGCTGGCGAACCGGGTGAAGGCGCTGGTGGCGACCTCCGCCCTGGGGATGGGCTTCGACAAGCCGGACCTCGGCTTCGTCGTCCACCTCGGCTCGCCCTCCTCGCCCATCGCGTACTACCAGCAGGTGGGCCGCGCCGGCCGTGGCGTGGAGCACGCCGAGGTGCTGCTGCTGCCGGGCAAGGAGGACGAGGCGATCTGGCAGTACTTCGCCTCGGTCGCCTTCCCGCCGGAGGAGCAGGTGCGCCGCACCCTGGACGTGCTGGCCCACGCGGACCGACCGCTGTCCCTGCCCGCCCTCGAGCCTCTGGTCGAACTGCGCCGCACGCGGCTGGAGACGATGCTCAAGGTGCTGGACGTGGACGGTGCGGTGCACCGGGTGAAGGGCGGCTGGACGAGTACGGGCCGGCCCTGGAGCTATGACACGGAACGCTACGCGTGGGTGGCCCGTCAGCGTTCGGCCGAACAGCAGGCCATGCGGGAGTACGCGGCGACCACCGGTTGCCGGATGGAGTTCCTACGGCGTCGGCTCGACGACGAGGCGGCGGCCCCGTGCGGCCGCTGCGACAACTGCGCGGGGTCCCGCTTCGACCCCAAGGTGACCGACACCGCGCTCGACGCCGCCAAGGGCGAGCTCGGACGCCCCGGGGTGGACGTGGAGCCCCGCAAGATGTGGCCGACCGGACTCGCCGCGGTCGGCGTCGATCTGAAGGGCCGTATCCCCGCGACCGAACAGTCCTACGGCGGAAGGGCGCTGGGAAGACTTTCGGACATCGGCTGGGGTAACCGGCTGCGTCCGATGCTGTCGGAACAGTCGGCGGACGGCCCGGTTCCGGACGATGTCGTGCAGGCGGTGGTCCATGTGCTCGCCGACTGGGCCAGAGGTCCGGGGGGTTGGGCCTCCGGGGAGCCGGACGCACCGGCACGGCCGGCCGGAGTGGTCACGGTCGCCTCGCGCAGCAGACCACGGCTCGTGGGCTCGCTCGGCAGCCGGATCGCCGAGGTCGGGCGGATGCCACTGCTCGGTTCGGTGGAGTACGCGCCGGAGGCGGAGGAGTTGCGGATCTCCCGGACGAACAGCGCCCAGCGGGTGGTCGGACTCCACCGGGCGCTCACGGTCCCGCCGGAGCTGGCGGAGCGGCTGGCCTCCGCGGACGGTCCCGTCCTGCTCGTCGACGACCTGTCGGACAGCGGTTGGACACTGGCTGTGACGGCTCGTCTGCTGCGCCGGGCAGGGGCGGATGGCGTGTTCCCGATGGTGCTCGCCGTCCAGGGGTGA
- a CDS encoding glycogen debranching N-terminal domain-containing protein: MALSTAPASGPVPGPPLAPGAAGAPRAGDLPAVHHALLCVALPALTVCAEHGQLTGHGLEGVYVAGRRLLSRCVLRIAGREPLPLQGRTAAADRAVFLGVLRTAADAGPDPGLTVERSRTADGTERIVLRSSAARPVRFPVEVALATDLADLGAVAAGMPGTELAASVHGTGMRWTTDDGRYAAVTAAPPPMDALAAAGLLRWEIELAPGESRTIELRVRGGARTSRPVGTGTSVTSRPGGQVLAEARAEGDDPRVGELLRVALDDLRALLRRDAVRSADVHLAAGVPWRCGPAGAETLWAARMTLPLGTRLAVSTLRALARTQLDGPGPDTGRIPGPLRDAGPHLPPRCTGIEATLAFPTVLAEARRWGLPEQDLAELLPSAERCLRWLRAAGGPGAMVPDPCPAGPWRAETQAHAHRAAVLGADLLDACGRPGGEELLAFAHTQRARFRERFWLDDPSGGRPVVARTPDGAPRHLLGGWAAHLLDTGLLGGGRYAPGLLDAAGTDQLARLLGSPALDSGWGLRSLGAAEPGYNPFGHRAGAVRVHETAVAVAGLAAAGHERGAQFLTRGLLDAAESFGYRLPEMYAGEQRTGGGVPVPHPAACRPAAVAAAAAVQLLTALAGVRPDAPGGTIALKPLGSAPLGAVRLSGLTVAGEPFALRVSRLGLGMVEEAAEGLQLGG; encoded by the coding sequence ATGGCCCTCAGCACCGCCCCGGCCTCCGGCCCCGTCCCCGGGCCCCCGCTCGCTCCGGGCGCCGCGGGCGCGCCGCGGGCGGGAGACCTGCCCGCCGTGCACCACGCGCTCCTCTGCGTCGCCCTGCCCGCGCTCACCGTCTGCGCCGAACACGGGCAGCTCACCGGCCACGGCCTCGAAGGCGTCTACGTCGCCGGAAGACGTCTCCTGTCACGTTGCGTCCTGCGGATCGCGGGCCGGGAGCCCCTCCCGCTCCAGGGCCGGACGGCCGCCGCTGACCGCGCCGTGTTCCTCGGCGTCCTGCGCACCGCCGCGGACGCCGGGCCCGACCCCGGTCTCACCGTCGAGCGCTCTCGCACGGCCGACGGAACCGAACGGATCGTCCTGCGCAGCTCGGCGGCCCGCCCGGTGCGCTTCCCCGTGGAAGTGGCCCTGGCGACGGATCTCGCGGATCTGGGGGCGGTGGCGGCGGGCATGCCCGGGACCGAGCTCGCGGCGAGCGTCCACGGCACCGGGATGCGCTGGACCACCGACGACGGAAGGTACGCGGCCGTCACCGCCGCACCGCCGCCCATGGACGCGCTGGCCGCGGCCGGACTGCTGCGCTGGGAGATCGAGTTGGCGCCCGGCGAGAGTCGCACCATCGAACTCCGGGTCAGGGGAGGCGCCCGGACGTCACGGCCCGTCGGCACCGGGACGTCCGTCACGTCCCGTCCCGGAGGCCAGGTCCTCGCCGAGGCGCGGGCCGAGGGCGACGACCCACGGGTCGGGGAGCTGCTGCGCGTCGCCCTCGACGATCTGCGTGCCCTGCTCCGGCGTGATGCCGTACGGTCCGCCGACGTCCATCTCGCCGCCGGGGTGCCCTGGCGCTGCGGCCCGGCCGGCGCCGAGACCCTCTGGGCCGCGCGCATGACCCTGCCTCTCGGTACCCGGCTGGCCGTCAGCACCCTCCGCGCGCTGGCCCGCACCCAGCTCGACGGGCCGGGACCCGATACGGGGCGCATTCCCGGCCCGCTCAGAGACGCGGGACCTCACCTCCCGCCTCGCTGCACCGGCATCGAGGCCACCCTCGCCTTCCCGACGGTGCTGGCGGAGGCGAGGCGCTGGGGCCTTCCGGAGCAGGACCTCGCGGAGCTGCTCCCCAGCGCCGAACGTTGTCTGCGCTGGCTCCGTGCCGCCGGCGGGCCGGGCGCCATGGTCCCGGACCCGTGCCCCGCCGGCCCCTGGAGGGCCGAGACGCAGGCCCACGCCCACCGGGCAGCCGTCCTCGGCGCCGACCTGCTCGACGCCTGCGGCCGCCCGGGAGGAGAGGAGCTCCTCGCCTTCGCCCACACTCAGCGCGCCCGGTTCCGTGAGCGGTTCTGGCTCGACGATCCCTCCGGTGGCCGGCCCGTCGTGGCCCGGACACCGGACGGGGCGCCCCGGCACCTGCTCGGAGGCTGGGCGGCCCATCTCCTCGACACCGGCCTCCTGGGCGGAGGCCGGTACGCGCCCGGCCTCCTGGACGCGGCCGGAACCGACCAGCTGGCACGGTTGCTCGGCTCGCCGGCGCTGGACTCCGGATGGGGCCTGCGGAGCCTCGGTGCCGCCGAACCCGGATACAACCCCTTCGGGCACCGCGCCGGTGCTGTGCGGGTCCACGAGACGGCGGTCGCCGTCGCCGGGCTCGCCGCGGCGGGGCACGAGAGGGGAGCACAGTTCCTCACGCGCGGGCTGCTCGACGCTGCCGAGTCGTTCGGCTACCGGCTCCCGGAGATGTACGCGGGGGAGCAGCGCACGGGCGGAGGGGTCCCGGTGCCGCACCCGGCCGCCTGCCGTCCCGCCGCCGTGGCGGCGGCTGCGGCGGTCCAGCTGCTGACGGCACTCGCCGGCGTCCGGCCGGACGCCCCGGGAGGAACCATCGCCCTGAAGCCGCTGGGGTCGGCTCCCCTGGGCGCGGTGCGTCTGTCAGGGCTCACGGTCGCGGGAGAGCCGTTCGCGCTCCGCGTGAGCCGGCTGGGTCTGGGCATGGTGGAGGAGGCAGCCGAGGGCCTTCAGCTGGGAGGGTGA
- a CDS encoding YdbC family protein, whose amino-acid sequence MLVKWIRCTVVDRRGFERGQRKWAGLLGEPGFRGQGGGWSRARPGVAHVFAFWESRAFYDSFMARSHDRLAASQAGTFKNAQARLFDYRFDVKTGFEPRFTDADVARVAHCRVHEERAEHFALMQEKVWNPAMAGSPGMLRGVFGEAPGHEFLVLSMWRSAAEHGKYRVERIERLGLRAQTDADVASLSGDVVQLEPSWTV is encoded by the coding sequence GTGCTGGTCAAGTGGATTCGCTGCACCGTGGTGGACCGTCGGGGGTTCGAGCGGGGACAGCGGAAATGGGCGGGGCTGCTGGGTGAGCCGGGATTCCGGGGACAGGGCGGCGGGTGGAGCCGCGCGCGGCCCGGAGTCGCCCATGTGTTCGCCTTCTGGGAGAGTCGTGCCTTCTACGACTCCTTCATGGCGCGGTCGCACGACCGGCTCGCCGCGTCGCAGGCGGGCACCTTCAAGAACGCCCAGGCCAGGCTCTTCGACTACCGCTTCGACGTGAAGACCGGCTTCGAACCGAGGTTCACTGACGCCGACGTGGCACGGGTCGCGCACTGCCGGGTCCACGAGGAGCGCGCCGAGCACTTCGCGCTGATGCAGGAGAAGGTGTGGAACCCGGCGATGGCCGGGTCTCCCGGGATGCTACGCGGGGTGTTCGGTGAGGCCCCGGGCCATGAGTTCCTGGTGCTGTCGATGTGGCGGTCCGCCGCCGAGCACGGCAAGTACCGGGTGGAGCGCATCGAGAGGCTGGGGCTCCGGGCCCAGACGGACGCCGACGTGGCGTCGTTGAGCGGGGACGTGGTGCAGCTCGAACCGTCCTGGACGGTGTGA